A stretch of Castanea sativa cultivar Marrone di Chiusa Pesio chromosome 2, ASM4071231v1 DNA encodes these proteins:
- the LOC142623590 gene encoding 1-aminocyclopropane-1-carboxylate oxidase homolog 1-like — protein sequence MVVTSRDEVPDYDRASELRAFDDTKAGVKGLVDAGVTEIPRIFYHPPDNFDKNSVTTGDTQFSIPVIDLEGIDKDVIKRKEIVERVGEASKIWGFFQVVNHGIPESILEEIKEGVRRFYEQDTEIKKELYTRDHTRPVVYNSNFDLYSGAATNWRDTFLCMMAPNPPKLQDLPASCRDILAEYSKQVMKLGILLFELLSEALGLNPNHLNDIDCAEGLAVLCHYYPACPQPDLTLGTSKHADSDFLTVLLQDHIGGLQVLHQNKWIDITPLPGALVVNIGDLLQLITNDRFKSVEHRVLANQVGPRVSVASFFSTNLQPYPKLYGPIKELLSEDNPPKYRETTVRDYCKYFNEKGLNGTSALLHFRL from the exons ATGGTTGTTACAAGCAGAGATGAAGTGCCAGACTATGATAGAGCAAGTGAGTTGAGGGCTTTTGATGACACAAAAGCCGGTGTTAAAGGACTTGTAGATGCTGGGGTTACTGAGATCCCTCGTATATTCTATCACCCACCAGATAACTTCGACAAGAACTCAGTCACTACTGGTGACACCCAGTTCAGTATTCCTGTCATAGATCTCGAAGGCATCGACAAAGATGTAATTAAACGCAAGGAGATTGTTGAGAGAGTTGGTGAAGCATCAAAGATATGGGGCTTCTTTCAGGTAGTCAATCATGGGATCCCTGAGAGTATTTTGGAGGAGATTAAGGAGGGAGTGCGTAGGTTTTACGAGCAAGATACTGAGATTAAGAAAGAGTTATATACACGTGACCACACGAGACCGGTGGTTTACAACAGCAACTTTGATCTGTACAGTGGAGCAGCGACCAATTGGAGGGATACTTTTTTGTGTATGATGGCTCCTAATCCTCCAAAGCTACAAGACTTGCCAGCTTCGTGCAG AGATATACTTGCAGAGTACTCTAAGCAAGTAATGAAATTGGGGATTTTACTTTTCGAGTTATTATCGGAGGCCCTTGGTTTGAATCCAAACCACCTTAATGACATTGATTGCGCTGAAGGACTTGCAGTTTTGTGCCATTACTATCCCGCTTGTCCACAACCTGATTTAACATTGGGCACAAGCAAGCATGCTGACAGTGACTTCCTCACTGTGCTTCTACAAGACCATATTGGTGGCCTCCAAGTTCTGCATCAGAACAAGTGGATCGATATCACTCCTTTGCCAGGGGCTCTAGTGGTTAACATTGGAGATCTTCTTCAA CTCATAACAAATGACAGGTTTAAAAGCGTTGAACATAGAGTATTGGCAAACCAGGTAGGTCCAAGAGTATCTGTGGCGAGCTTTTTTAGCACAAATCTTCAGCCATACCCAAAACTTTACGGCCCCATCAAGGAGTTATTATCGGAAGACAATCCTCCAAAGTATAGGGAAACCACAGTCAGAGACTATTGTAAGTACTTCAATGAAAAAGGCTTAAATGGGACTTCTGCCTTGCTGCACTTCAGGCTTTGA